In the genome of Xanthomonas hortorum pv. pelargonii, the window CGATGCGGCGGTTGGTGATCGATGTCATGCGGAATTCCTCGCGGAAAGGACCACGCGTGCGCGGTCGAGGGAGCACAGCCGCACGGCGGCTGCGCGAGGGAGTGCGTGCGATGGGTTACATGCGCTGCAGAGGCGAGGCGTCAAGCGGCTTCGGAAGGATCCGGCGCGCTTGCGCTATCCAGCTGCGCAATCTGATCGGCGCTCAGCGACACGCGCGCTGCCGCCAGTACGTCGTGCAGCTGGGTCACGCTGGTGGCGCTGACGATCGGCGCGCTCAGGCCCGGCCGCGCGATCAACCAGGCCAAGGCGATCTGCGCGGGCGTGGCGGTGTGGGTGGCGGCCAGATCGTCCAACGCCTGCAGGATGCGCAAACCACGCGGATTGACGTACTGCTTGACCACCGACGCACCGCGCGCGCTGCTCTTGCTGGCGTCGTCTGCACTGCGGTACTTGCCGGTGAGAAAGCCGCTGGCCAGCGAGTAATAACTGATCACACCCACCTCGCGCTCGCGCACCAGCGGTTCCAGCTCGGCCTCGTAACCGACGCGGTCGTAGAGGTTGTATTCCGGCTGCAGGCTTTCGTAGCGCGGCAACGTGTATTGCTCGGAAATATCCAGTGCATCGCGCAGACGTGCGGCGCTGTAGTTGGAGGCGCCAATCGCGCGTACCTTGCCTTGTTCGATCAAGCGGCCAAATGCAGCCAGCGTGGCTTCCAGCGGAACCGATTCGTCGTCTGCGTGGGCCTGATATAGATCGATCACATCGGTCTGCAGACGCGTGAGCGAATCCTCCACAGCTGCGACGATGTTTTCGGGCGACAAGCCCGGATGCTCGTTCCACTTACCCACCTTGGTGGCGATCAACACTTTGTCGCGCTTGCCACTGCGTGCGAGCCAGCGCCCGATGATGGTTTCCGATTCGCCGCCATGGTTGCCAGGCACCCAACCGGAGTAGGCATCGGCGGTATCGATCAGATTGAAACCGGCGTCGACGAAGGCATCGAGCAGCGCAAACGAGGTCGCTTCATCGGCGCTCCAGCCGAACACATTGCCACCGAAGACGATCGGTTGAATCTGCAGGCCGGAGCGGCCCAGCGCGCGGGAGTGAGTCATGGTGAAAGCTCCTGATTCCAAACTGCCCAACAGGATAGTCATGCACGCCGGCGTTGCGTGTGACACCAACGTGGATTCAGCGTTCCGCCCAGCTGCCGCAATGCCTCACAGAATTTGAACATGTCGTGCGTCGCGCGCAGTGCAGCATACGAAGTCCTGCACATGGCAGGCTCCAAATCGCATGCTAGGCTCGCGCTACTTTTTCCCGTAAAGGGCGCTGTGATGATCCGCAACAAGCTGGTGTGTGCATGTGTGGTGGGGATGGCAGTGGCGATGAGCGCGCCGCTGGCAATGGCAATCAAACCGGCCGATAGCGCAACCCTGCCGGCGCCCGATGCGGCGCTGCAGGCGGCCATCGACGGCAACTGGCGCGACCGTGTGTATGTGCAGCGCGATGTCTATCGCCATCCGGGTCAGACGCTGGCGTTCTTCGGCATCAAGCCGACCCAGACCGTTATCGAGATCACACCGGGCGGTGGCTGGTATTCGGAAATTCTGGCGCCGTATCTGCGCGAGAAGGGCAAGTACGTAGCAGCAGTGGTTGACCCGGCGGCGGTGCCGGAAGGCCGTGGCCGCGACTCCGCGCAGCGCGGGCGCGACGAGCTGGAAAAGAAGTTCCAGGCCAAGCCGCAGGTGTATGGCAAGCCCGCGTTCGTGTCGTATGTGCCGAAGACGCCCTCGTTCGGCGTGGACAATTCGGCCGACCTGGTGCTGACCTTCCGCAACGTGCACAACTGGCGCATGGCCGGTAATGCCGAGGCGATGTTCAACGGCTTCTACAAGGTGCTCAAGCCCGGCGGCGTACTCGGCGTGGTGGAGCATCGTGCCAAGGCCGATGTGCCGGCGGACGACAAGAGCGGTTACGTGGGCCAGGCGCAGTTGATTGCGATGGCCGAAGCGGCCGGTTTCAAGCTGGCCGGCAAGAGCGAGGTCAATGCCAACCCGCGCGACACCAAGGACTATGCCGGTGGCGTGTGGACGTTGCCGCCGAGCAACAGCCACGACAAGGCCGACGATGCCAAGTACAAGGCGATCGGCGAGAGCGACCGCATGACATTGAAGTTCGTCAAGCAGTGAGGCAGTGCCTGCATGCCGGCGCGCAGTGCGCGTTCGGCATGCAGCTGTTTGCACACCACCAACCAACGCATGACGCCACGCACGTGCATTGCGTCTTGCCGGCGTTGTGCATCGCTCTGACGCAACAGGATTGGCATGTTGGTGTTGTTGAACAAACCCTATGGTGTGCTGTCGCAATTCAGCGACCGCTCGCAGCCGCCCAAACGCACGCTGGCCGAATTCGGCTTGCCGGCCGACGTGTATGCGGCCGGCCGTCTGGATCACGACAGCGAAGGCTTGCTGCTCCTGACCGACGACGGCGCATTGGCGCACCGCTTGACCGACCCGCGCCACAAACAACCCAAGACCTATTGGGTGCAGGTGGAAGGTAAGCCTGCGCCAGCGCAGTTGCAGGCCTTGCGCGATGGCGTGGTGCTCAACGACGGCCCGACCCGTCCGGCCAAGGTGCGCAGCATCGATCCGTCACCGCAGGTGTGGCCGCGCGATCCGCCGGTACGCGTGCGCAAGACCATGCCCGACGCATGGCTGGAACTGCAGATCACCGAGGGCCGTAACCGTCAGGTGCGGCGCATGACCGCATCGGTGGGTCTTCCCACCTTGCGTCTGATCCGTGTAGCGATCGGTGACTGGACGTTGGACACTCTGGCGCCTGGGCAGTGGCGCGCGGATGAAACCCATCACGCGCGGCCAAGCCGGACGCGACGCTAAATCGTCGCGGATGCGGTTGAATCCAGATCCATAACAGACAACGCCACGGCGCAGGGCCGTGGCGTTGTCTGTTTTACCTGGAGCGATGGCTTATTCGATGCCGTCGCTCGGGGTCACCGCACCGCGACGCTGGTAGGCCGCGCGACGTGCGCTGGCGTTGCCGGCGTTTTCGCGATCGAAACGATGCACGTTGCCGCCGAGTACCTGCTGATCACGCTGGCGCTTGCGATACACCGCATAGCCGATCAGGCCGAGGCCGGCGACGGCCGCTGCCACGGTGATGGCGGGGTTGCGCTTGACCGCCTTGCTGACAACCTTGCCGCCGGTACGCACGGCACCCAGCGCGGCGCCGGTCTTGAGCCATTCGCTGGCACCCGGGCTGAAATGACGCAGGCTGCTGCCTGCGTTGCGTGCCTTGTCGCCCGCGTCGGACGCAGCATGACGCAGGTGGTCGCCGGCAGTGCCAGCCAGTTCCAGGGCACGCTCCAGGGCGCGTTCGGTGATCACAGTCAGCTTGCTCATTGGAGGCGTTTCCTTTCTGAGTACGTGGGCCGCAGTGTGTGGGCTGGTGCGTATAGACCGTGTTAGCGGTGGTGGAGCTTGTTTGGGTTGCGGTTAAGTAATGATGCGGGGTGTTGGTGTGTGGGGGTCTGGGGAAGCGATAAAAACAGATCTGATGGGCATGTGCGGCACTTCCCTTCTCCCATCGGGAGAAGGTGCCCCGAAGGGGCGGATGAGGGTACGGGCGAAGCCGCGTGCAGTTGGAGCAACACAGGTGCTTCGCTCCGTACCCTCACCCCAACCCCTCTCCCGACGGGAGAGGGGCTTTAGGTGCCACGCGGTTTTGCCCTGTGCGTTGCGGCTGCTGTCCATGGGTCTTCCGGCCATGGATGTCTGGGATAGCGCCCCTTCATCTCCTTCCTGACCTCCGGATACGTCGTTACCCAGAAGCTTTTCAGATCCTGCGTCACCTGCAACGGTCGCCCACCTGGCGAGAGCAGGTGCAAGGTCAACGGGATGCGGCCGTCGGCGATGCGCGGGGTTTCGGCCAGGCCGAACAGTTCCTGCAACTTGACCGCCAGCACCGGCGGCAACGGTTGCTCGGCGTGATCGACGGCGTAGCTGATCTGCCGCTCCATGCCCGAGGGCACGCTGATCCGGGTGGGCGCGTGGCGGTCGATGGCCTGGCGGCGGTCCCATGGCAAGGCGGCCTTGAGCGCTTCGCCCAGGCTGCTTTCGTCGAGTGCGTCGAGCCGGGTTTTGCCGACGAACGCCGGGCGCAGCCAGGTCTCCAGCGTGGCCATCAGGGCTGCATCGGAGAGATCGGGCAACGCGAGTTCCGGCATCCAGGCGCACAGCGACTGCACGCGTGCGCGCCATTGGCGCAGGCCGTCGGTCCAGGGCAGGGCATCCAGACCCAGCTGGCGCACCGCCTCGGTGAGTGCGCTGGCGGCCTGGGCGGGATCGACGCGGCCGGCCGGGCGGCTGTCGAGCACGATGCGGTCGAAGCTCGATTGCCGGCGCGCGACCAACGCGCGTTTGTCCGCATCCCACTGCACCAGATCCTGCTGCACGAAGCGCTCGGGCACGCTGCGGCGCAGATAGCCTTCGTCCACCGGCGCGGCACGCAGCAGCAGCGCGTCCTTGGCTTCGTAACGCAATTCGCTGGCGACCAGCCAGGGTTCGCCGCGCAGGTCGCTGTGGTCGAACAGGCGCGCGCTGCGGCCGTTGGCAAGCAGGTAACGCAGCGGGTCGGCAAGATGGCGCGCAGCGATGCGGTCGGGGAAGGCGTGCGAGAGCAGATCGCCGAGTGCATGCGCCTCCACGCTGGCGGGCGGTGCGCTGTCGCAACGCAGCCGGCGTCGCCATTGTTTGGCGGCGCTGTCGATCGCGGCCAGGGCGCCGCGGTTCGCGTCGTGCCCACTGCGGCCTTGGCGGAATGCGGCCAGCGCACGCCAGCGGGCGGCCAGCCCATCGCCGCCCTGACGCAGCGGGTCGCGCGCTTCCAGCAAGGCGGCCAGGTCGCAGGCCAGCGCTACGCGCGGGGCATCGCCGGCCTGCGCCAGCATCGCGGCCAGACGTGGATGCGTGCCCAGCGCGAGCATGCGCCGGCCCACGGTGGTGATGCCGCCGCTGTCGGTGAGTGCGCCCAGCCGTTGCAGCAATTCGTGTGCGGCGGCGAGCGCGCCGGCGGGCGGGGCATCGACGAAGCGCAGCGCGGCGCTGCCCCAGGCGGCCAGTTCCAGCGCCAGGCCGGCCAGTTCCACCTGGGTGATCTCCGCGCGCCGCTGCGGTTCCAGCCGCTGCGATTGCGGCCACAGCCGGTACGCCCAGCCGCTGGCCACACGCCCGGCACGGCCGGCGCGCTGGTCGGCCGAGGCCTGCGCGATGGA includes:
- a CDS encoding pseudouridine synthase, whose translation is MLVLLNKPYGVLSQFSDRSQPPKRTLAEFGLPADVYAAGRLDHDSEGLLLLTDDGALAHRLTDPRHKQPKTYWVQVEGKPAPAQLQALRDGVVLNDGPTRPAKVRSIDPSPQVWPRDPPVRVRKTMPDAWLELQITEGRNRQVRRMTASVGLPTLRLIRVAIGDWTLDTLAPGQWRADETHHARPSRTRR
- a CDS encoding class I SAM-dependent methyltransferase; this encodes MIRNKLVCACVVGMAVAMSAPLAMAIKPADSATLPAPDAALQAAIDGNWRDRVYVQRDVYRHPGQTLAFFGIKPTQTVIEITPGGGWYSEILAPYLREKGKYVAAVVDPAAVPEGRGRDSAQRGRDELEKKFQAKPQVYGKPAFVSYVPKTPSFGVDNSADLVLTFRNVHNWRMAGNAEAMFNGFYKVLKPGGVLGVVEHRAKADVPADDKSGYVGQAQLIAMAEAAGFKLAGKSEVNANPRDTKDYAGGVWTLPPSNSHDKADDAKYKAIGESDRMTLKFVKQ
- the hrpB gene encoding ATP-dependent helicase HrpB → MTDPAFPISPLLPQIRASLAAHPRLVLEAPPGAGKTTQVPLALLDAPWLAGRKIVMLEPRRVAARSAAMFMARQLGEPVGETVGYRIRFENKTSARTRIEVVTEGILTRLIQDDPMLESIGALLFDEFHERHLAGDLGLALALDVQAQVREDLRIVAMSATLDGERLAGFLDAPRLSSAGRSFPVDIAHFPARRDEALEPQTRRAVEQALATHPGDVLVFLPGQREIARVHSALQEVLDPAVQVLPLHGELPVEAQSQVLQPDPSGRRRVVLATNVAESSVTLPGVRVVIDSGLAREPHYDPNSGFSRLDIASIAQASADQRAGRAGRVASGWAYRLWPQSQRLEPQRRAEITQVELAGLALELAAWGSAALRFVDAPPAGALAAAHELLQRLGALTDSGGITTVGRRMLALGTHPRLAAMLAQAGDAPRVALACDLAALLEARDPLRQGGDGLAARWRALAAFRQGRSGHDANRGALAAIDSAAKQWRRRLRCDSAPPASVEAHALGDLLSHAFPDRIAARHLADPLRYLLANGRSARLFDHSDLRGEPWLVASELRYEAKDALLLRAAPVDEGYLRRSVPERFVQQDLVQWDADKRALVARRQSSFDRIVLDSRPAGRVDPAQAASALTEAVRQLGLDALPWTDGLRQWRARVQSLCAWMPELALPDLSDAALMATLETWLRPAFVGKTRLDALDESSLGEALKAALPWDRRQAIDRHAPTRISVPSGMERQISYAVDHAEQPLPPVLAVKLQELFGLAETPRIADGRIPLTLHLLSPGGRPLQVTQDLKSFWVTTYPEVRKEMKGRYPRHPWPEDPWTAAATHRAKPRGT
- a CDS encoding aldo/keto reductase, whose protein sequence is MTHSRALGRSGLQIQPIVFGGNVFGWSADEATSFALLDAFVDAGFNLIDTADAYSGWVPGNHGGESETIIGRWLARSGKRDKVLIATKVGKWNEHPGLSPENIVAAVEDSLTRLQTDVIDLYQAHADDESVPLEATLAAFGRLIEQGKVRAIGASNYSAARLRDALDISEQYTLPRYESLQPEYNLYDRVGYEAELEPLVREREVGVISYYSLASGFLTGKYRSADDASKSSARGASVVKQYVNPRGLRILQALDDLAATHTATPAQIALAWLIARPGLSAPIVSATSVTQLHDVLAAARVSLSADQIAQLDSASAPDPSEAA